A region from the Flavobacterium enshiense genome encodes:
- the thrS gene encoding threonine--tRNA ligase, with product MIKITLPDGSVREFAPGATPMDVAKSISEGLARNVISASFNGTTIETTTALTTDGALILYTWNDVDGKKAFWHSSSHVMAQALEEMYPGIKLTIGPAIDNGFYYDVDFGDKKITDADFKAVENRVLEIAKEKHEFKMRSATKAEALELYKNNEYKTELIQNLEDGTITFCDHSTFTDLCRGGHIPNTGIIKAMKILSVAGAYWRGDEKNKQLTRVYGISFPKQKDLTDYLELLEEAKRRDHRKLGKELDLFHFSPKVGQGLPLWLPKGAALRDRLEQFLKKAQKKAGYEQVVSPHIGQKELYVTSGHYAKYGADSFQPIHTPAEGEEFLLKPMNCPHHCEIYNARPWSYKDLPKRYAEFGTVYRYEQSGELHGLTRVRGFTQDDAHIFCTPDQLDAEFKNVIDLVLYVFGSLGFENFTAQVSVRDLSNPDKYIGSVENWEKAENAIISAAKDKGLNYVIEAGEAAFYGPKLDFMVKDALGRSWQLGTIQVDYNLPERFELSYKGSDNELHRPVMIHRAPFGSMERFIAILLEHTGGNFPLWLMPEQAIILSLSEKYENYAKKVSDLLEIHEIRALIDNRNETIGKKIREAEVQKLPFMLIVGEEEEKNGTISVRRHGDAGKSNETMTVEQFASLVKEEINKTLKQF from the coding sequence ATGATAAAGATTACTTTACCGGACGGTTCGGTTAGGGAGTTTGCACCAGGTGCAACTCCTATGGATGTTGCAAAAAGCATCAGTGAGGGTTTGGCCAGAAATGTTATTTCGGCATCTTTTAACGGTACAACCATTGAAACCACCACCGCACTAACCACGGACGGCGCTCTTATATTATATACCTGGAACGATGTGGACGGTAAAAAAGCGTTCTGGCATTCGTCTTCTCACGTAATGGCACAAGCCTTGGAAGAAATGTATCCGGGAATCAAACTGACTATTGGTCCGGCGATTGACAATGGATTTTATTATGACGTGGATTTCGGTGATAAAAAAATTACAGATGCAGATTTTAAAGCGGTAGAAAACCGTGTATTGGAAATCGCGAAAGAAAAACACGAATTCAAAATGCGTTCAGCTACCAAAGCAGAAGCGTTAGAATTATATAAAAACAATGAATACAAAACAGAATTAATCCAAAATCTGGAAGACGGGACGATTACTTTCTGCGATCACTCTACTTTTACCGACTTATGTCGCGGTGGACACATTCCGAATACCGGAATCATCAAAGCGATGAAAATCTTATCGGTAGCAGGTGCCTACTGGAGAGGTGATGAGAAAAACAAGCAATTAACTCGTGTTTACGGAATCTCATTCCCTAAACAAAAAGATTTAACAGATTACCTTGAATTGCTTGAAGAAGCAAAACGTCGTGACCACAGAAAACTTGGAAAAGAACTGGATTTATTCCACTTCTCTCCAAAAGTTGGGCAAGGTTTACCATTATGGTTACCAAAAGGAGCTGCTTTACGTGATCGTTTGGAGCAGTTTTTGAAAAAGGCTCAGAAAAAAGCCGGATACGAGCAGGTAGTTTCGCCTCATATCGGACAAAAAGAATTATATGTGACTTCCGGTCACTACGCAAAATATGGAGCAGACAGCTTCCAGCCGATTCACACACCTGCGGAAGGAGAAGAGTTTTTATTAAAACCAATGAACTGTCCGCACCACTGTGAAATTTACAACGCAAGACCTTGGAGTTACAAAGACTTACCGAAACGTTATGCGGAATTCGGAACCGTTTACCGTTATGAGCAATCCGGAGAATTACACGGATTGACACGAGTTAGAGGTTTTACACAGGATGATGCGCACATTTTCTGTACTCCGGATCAATTGGATGCGGAGTTTAAAAATGTAATCGACCTAGTATTATATGTATTCGGATCATTAGGATTTGAAAACTTCACGGCTCAGGTTTCTGTTCGTGATTTAAGTAATCCTGACAAATACATCGGTTCAGTAGAAAACTGGGAAAAAGCGGAAAACGCAATTATCAGTGCTGCAAAAGATAAAGGTTTAAATTATGTGATTGAAGCAGGCGAAGCAGCTTTCTATGGTCCGAAACTGGATTTCATGGTAAAAGATGCTTTAGGAAGAAGCTGGCAATTAGGGACAATCCAGGTAGATTACAACTTACCGGAACGTTTTGAATTGTCATACAAAGGTTCGGATAACGAATTACACCGACCAGTAATGATCCACCGTGCACCTTTTGGTTCGATGGAGCGTTTTATCGCTATCTTACTGGAACATACGGGCGGAAATTTCCCGCTTTGGCTGATGCCAGAACAAGCTATTATCCTGTCTTTGAGCGAGAAATATGAAAATTATGCCAAAAAAGTTTCAGATTTGCTGGAAATTCACGAAATTCGCGCCCTAATTGACAACCGAAACGAGACAATCGGTAAAAAAATCAGAGAGGCAGAAGTGCAAAAACTTCCGTTTATGCTGATTGTTGGTGAGGAAGAAGAGAAGAACGGTACGATCTCTGTACGTCGTCACGGTGATGCCGGGAAGTCGAACGAAACGATGACTGTTGAACAATTTGCTTCTTTAGTGAAAGAAGAAATAAACAAAACACTAAAACAATTCTAA
- the infC gene encoding translation initiation factor IF-3: MRNNRGFQPRVEKKDPHRINNLIRVPEVRLVGENVEPGVFKTADALRLADQLELDLVEISPNAEPPVCKIMDYKKFLYEQKRREKELKAKSTQITIKEIRFGPQTDEHDYEFKKKNAEKFLKEGSKLKAFVFFKGRSIIYKEQGQILLLRLAQDLEDYGKVEAMPVLEGKRMIMFIAPKKKK; this comes from the coding sequence ATAAGAAACAACAGAGGTTTTCAACCTCGAGTAGAAAAAAAGGATCCACACAGAATAAACAATCTTATTCGTGTACCGGAAGTGCGCCTTGTGGGCGAAAATGTAGAACCGGGAGTTTTTAAAACTGCGGATGCTTTACGTTTAGCTGATCAACTGGAATTGGATTTGGTTGAAATTTCTCCAAATGCAGAACCGCCGGTTTGTAAAATCATGGACTATAAAAAGTTCCTTTACGAACAAAAAAGACGTGAAAAAGAGCTAAAAGCAAAATCGACTCAGATTACCATTAAGGAAATTCGTTTCGGACCTCAAACGGACGAGCACGATTACGAATTCAAAAAGAAAAATGCGGAGAAATTCCTAAAAGAAGGTTCCAAATTAAAGGCATTCGTTTTCTTTAAAGGTCGTTCGATTATTTATAAGGAGCAGGGACAAATCTTGTTGCTTCGTTTAGCACAGGATTTGGAAGATTACGGTAAAGTGGAAGCGATGCCGGTTCTTGAAGGTAAACGTATGATTATGTTTATCGCTCCGAAGAAGAAAAAATAA
- the rpmI gene encoding 50S ribosomal protein L35, which yields MPKMKTKSSAKKRFKVTGSGKIKRKHAFKSHILTKKSKKRKLALTHSTLVHPTDEKSIKQQLRII from the coding sequence ATGCCTAAAATGAAAACTAAATCTAGTGCTAAGAAACGTTTCAAAGTTACTGGCTCTGGAAAAATCAAAAGAAAGCACGCTTTTAAAAGTCACATTTTGACTAAAAAATCTAAAAAGCGTAAATTAGCTTTAACTCACTCAACTTTGGTTCACCCAACAGATGAGAAGAGTATCAAACAACAATTAAGAATTATCTAA
- the rplT gene encoding 50S ribosomal protein L20, which produces MPRSVNSVAKRARRKRVLKQAKGFFGRRKNVWTVAKNAVEKAMQYAYRGRKQKKRNFRALWIMRINAGARLHGMSYSQFMGKIKANNIELNRKVLADLAMNHPAAFTAIVNKIK; this is translated from the coding sequence ATGCCAAGATCGGTAAATTCAGTTGCTAAAAGAGCAAGAAGAAAAAGAGTATTAAAACAAGCCAAAGGTTTCTTTGGAAGACGTAAAAACGTTTGGACAGTAGCGAAAAACGCGGTAGAAAAAGCAATGCAATATGCTTACCGTGGTAGAAAGCAGAAAAAGAGAAACTTCCGTGCATTATGGATCATGCGTATCAACGCTGGTGCTCGTTTACACGGAATGAGTTATTCTCAATTCATGGGAAAAATCAAAGCTAACAATATCGAATTGAACCGTAAAGTTCTTGCAGATTTAGCGATGAACCACCCTGCAGCTTTCACAGCTATCGTAAATAAAATTAAATAA
- a CDS encoding porin codes for MKQKLFILMMFSFSFFAKGQVIEKQTTEGNQYVDSIPSLIPVERQSLLSNVDVIFNSRFAYDSHFNSVDEDPTAPGDNNSGNHDYSSFNLQQLRFEIKGKIHEKVYFRFRHRYTKNYNIGGIDHVSQATDMAFARIDLGPRTNFSIGKLCADWGGYEFDFNPIDILSYNDIVEYADNYLVGVGVSHTLESKKHSFTFQVLNSRTQTFEQQYGESAPDDITASEYPLAFVANWRGSFFKGFWETTYSYSFFNEADNAHMNYIVLGNKFKFNNKFVLYYDFHYSDEGLDNKGITSGIVSTPLVDPVAVKDALYVENWMRAEYMVAPKVNLLLSVMHSNHYWKDNPDAGADDLLSVSYGVIPEVQYFPFKEYNMKFYVGYVYRKYDYTGYAESNYTVKDYTTGLLSFGIIAPFLVL; via the coding sequence ATGAAACAGAAATTATTTATTTTAATGATGTTTAGCTTTTCCTTTTTTGCGAAGGGACAAGTTATAGAAAAACAAACAACGGAAGGGAATCAGTATGTCGATTCCATACCTAGTTTGATTCCTGTTGAAAGGCAATCTTTATTGTCAAATGTTGATGTGATTTTTAACTCACGTTTTGCTTATGATAGTCATTTTAATTCTGTTGACGAAGATCCTACTGCACCGGGAGATAATAATTCAGGCAACCATGATTATTCTAGTTTTAATCTACAACAGCTCCGTTTCGAAATCAAAGGTAAAATTCATGAGAAAGTTTATTTCAGATTTAGACACAGATACACTAAAAATTATAACATAGGTGGTATCGATCATGTAAGTCAGGCCACCGATATGGCATTTGCTCGTATAGATTTGGGACCTCGAACTAACTTTTCAATTGGGAAATTGTGTGCTGATTGGGGGGGGTATGAGTTCGATTTTAATCCAATCGATATTTTATCTTATAATGATATCGTTGAATATGCTGATAATTATTTAGTTGGAGTAGGTGTTTCACATACACTTGAAAGTAAAAAACATAGTTTTACATTTCAGGTGTTGAATTCCCGCACCCAAACTTTTGAACAACAATATGGTGAATCTGCTCCTGATGATATAACGGCATCGGAATATCCTTTAGCTTTCGTAGCAAACTGGAGAGGAAGTTTCTTTAAAGGTTTTTGGGAAACCACTTATAGTTATAGTTTCTTTAATGAGGCAGATAACGCACATATGAATTATATCGTATTGGGAAATAAATTTAAATTTAATAATAAATTTGTTCTGTATTATGACTTTCATTACAGTGATGAAGGATTGGACAACAAGGGGATTACATCCGGTATAGTAAGTACGCCTCTTGTTGATCCTGTAGCTGTTAAGGATGCATTGTATGTTGAAAACTGGATGCGTGCGGAATATATGGTTGCTCCTAAGGTAAATCTGCTTTTATCAGTTATGCACAGTAATCATTATTGGAAAGATAATCCTGATGCGGGTGCCGATGATTTGTTGTCGGTAAGTTATGGAGTGATTCCGGAAGTTCAATATTTCCCATTTAAAGAATATAATATGAAGTTCTATGTAGGTTATGTATATAGAAAATATGATTATACAGGTTATGCTGAATCAAATTATACTGTAAAAGATTATACTACCGGACTTTTGAGTTTCGGAATTATTGCACCGTTCTTGGTATTATAA
- a CDS encoding anaerobic C4-dicarboxylate transporter family protein, with product MFWLEIAVLLGMILIGSQMKGIGLGVMGMVGLLIFIFIFKMKPTDPPIDVMLIIMSIVTTAAALQASGGLDYLVNLAEQIIRKNPSNITFIAPFTVYFLCLFAGTAHIVYSLLPIISEVAAKKRIRPERPLSISVIASHLALTGSPMSAATAAFVVVLAYPGALVDIMMICIPSSIIGLLIGCFSVFKSGKELNDDPIFIEKMKDPEFAKSLDTESESSGTPLKPGAKKSVVIFGIAILMIVIAGAFPDLLPRFSPGAATLAVAKDGSLTMVTIIGVVTLTASAMMMLLTKTSAAEVTKASLFNAMASAVVSVFGVVWMSFTFMNHNEKLIAGALGEAVAEYPWTFAIAVFIMGVLMFSQAATTKTMMPLGMTLGVAHPALIAIFPAVNSDFVLPGYPTLLAAINFDRTGSTKIGKYVINHSFLIPGVVAIGVAIAIGFLMGSLIL from the coding sequence ATGTTTTGGTTAGAAATTGCAGTTCTTTTAGGGATGATTCTCATCGGATCACAAATGAAAGGCATCGGCTTGGGTGTCATGGGGATGGTAGGCCTTCTGATTTTTATTTTTATATTTAAGATGAAACCCACTGATCCACCTATTGACGTAATGTTGATCATCATGTCCATTGTAACAACTGCGGCAGCGCTGCAGGCTTCGGGTGGATTGGATTATCTGGTAAATCTTGCCGAACAAATCATTAGGAAAAACCCTTCCAATATAACATTTATAGCGCCTTTTACGGTTTACTTTTTATGCTTGTTCGCGGGAACGGCCCACATTGTTTATTCTCTATTGCCAATTATTTCCGAAGTGGCTGCAAAAAAAAGAATACGTCCGGAGCGGCCTTTGAGTATTTCGGTAATTGCTTCCCACTTGGCTCTGACTGGTAGTCCTATGAGTGCGGCCACGGCGGCATTTGTTGTAGTGCTGGCTTATCCAGGAGCATTAGTGGATATTATGATGATATGTATTCCATCCAGTATTATAGGGCTGTTGATCGGTTGTTTCTCTGTGTTCAAAAGCGGTAAGGAACTGAATGATGATCCCATTTTTATTGAGAAGATGAAAGATCCTGAGTTTGCAAAAAGTTTGGACACAGAATCCGAATCTTCTGGAACCCCGTTGAAACCGGGTGCTAAAAAATCGGTTGTTATTTTTGGAATCGCGATTTTGATGATCGTGATTGCTGGAGCTTTCCCTGATTTACTGCCTCGTTTCAGTCCTGGAGCAGCAACTCTTGCTGTTGCCAAAGATGGGTCTTTAACAATGGTGACTATTATCGGAGTAGTTACTTTAACGGCCTCGGCGATGATGATGCTCCTTACAAAAACAAGTGCGGCCGAAGTAACTAAAGCCAGTTTGTTTAACGCCATGGCATCAGCAGTTGTTTCCGTTTTTGGAGTGGTTTGGATGAGTTTTACTTTTATGAACCATAATGAGAAACTTATTGCCGGTGCATTAGGTGAAGCGGTGGCCGAGTACCCATGGACATTTGCTATTGCTGTTTTTATCATGGGGGTTTTAATGTTCAGTCAGGCGGCAACAACCAAAACCATGATGCCTTTGGGGATGACTTTGGGAGTGGCGCATCCTGCCCTGATTGCTATTTTTCCGGCTGTTAACAGTGATTTTGTGTTACCGGGCTACCCAACGCTATTGGCCGCAATTAACTTTGACCGTACCGGTAGTACCAAAATAGGGAAGTATGTTATCAACCACAGTTTCCTGATCCCGGGAGTTGTGGCCATTGGAGTAGCTATTGCTATTGGGTTTTTGATGGGGTCACTTATATTATAG
- the aspT gene encoding aspartate-alanine antiporter gives MSTVTTILREHPELAVFLMLALGFSLGHIKIGSFKIGVVLGTLFAGVLIGQLVIEVPEIVKTIFFDLFLFATGYKVGPQFFQGLKKNALPQLMLTVVICVSCLLVAFAMSRFLGYDVGTAAGLLAGAFSESTVIGTAAASIRELPVSAAEKAHLVNNIPVAYAATYLIGATSLVFFLTTIAPKLLRVKLVEESKKLSQSLTGEAEHEPGIDSAYKRWIIRAYKFTNEKWIGLTIAEFEKENSDLGIIIQRIRHNGTLIDPTPDTVISKDDVMVIMAQHGIILKRIWEIGPEVLDEELLNFPIAHMEITVTNKDIVGKTIREIRDSKRGQGIMLDKITREYHEIPFDLNTVLQRGDILTVSGKLVHLEAAAKRAGFLDRLSVETDVIFVSLGIVLGGLIGLLSVTLFDVSITLTTSGGALVMGLVFGWLHSRTPVLGRIPDAALWVFDNLGLATFIGLVGMTAGPTFIAGLKAIGFSIVFAGFAVAIIPHVIGLFFGRYVLKMNPIILLGAQTGAGTSTIGLKAVQDASESKFPVLGYTIPYALGNIILTTWGPVIVGLMT, from the coding sequence ATGTCAACTGTTACAACTATTTTACGTGAGCATCCGGAATTAGCGGTTTTTTTGATGTTGGCATTAGGGTTTTCCCTGGGGCACATCAAGATTGGTTCATTTAAAATAGGGGTTGTATTAGGGACTTTGTTTGCCGGTGTTCTCATTGGTCAGTTGGTTATCGAAGTGCCGGAAATTGTAAAAACAATTTTTTTCGATCTTTTTCTTTTTGCCACAGGGTATAAAGTAGGGCCTCAATTTTTTCAAGGTCTGAAAAAAAATGCTTTACCTCAATTAATGCTGACAGTGGTTATTTGTGTTTCCTGTCTGCTTGTGGCATTTGCAATGTCTAGATTTTTAGGTTACGATGTAGGAACGGCTGCCGGTCTTTTGGCAGGCGCATTTTCGGAATCGACTGTTATCGGAACCGCAGCGGCATCTATTAGGGAACTTCCTGTTTCCGCAGCTGAAAAAGCTCATTTAGTAAATAATATTCCGGTTGCTTATGCGGCCACTTATCTTATAGGGGCAACTTCTTTAGTGTTTTTTTTAACCACCATCGCTCCTAAATTATTGAGGGTGAAATTGGTGGAGGAAAGTAAGAAGCTAAGCCAGTCTTTAACCGGAGAGGCAGAGCATGAACCCGGTATTGACTCAGCCTACAAAAGATGGATTATCCGTGCGTACAAATTCACTAACGAAAAATGGATAGGACTGACTATAGCCGAGTTTGAAAAAGAGAATTCGGACCTCGGGATTATTATTCAACGGATACGCCATAACGGAACGCTGATAGATCCAACTCCGGATACCGTGATCAGTAAAGATGATGTAATGGTAATTATGGCACAACACGGAATTATCCTTAAGCGTATTTGGGAAATTGGTCCTGAAGTTTTGGACGAGGAATTGCTGAATTTTCCAATTGCCCACATGGAAATTACCGTGACAAACAAAGATATTGTTGGGAAAACAATTCGTGAGATCCGTGATAGTAAAAGGGGGCAAGGAATAATGTTGGATAAAATCACAAGGGAATATCATGAAATCCCTTTTGATTTGAACACTGTTTTGCAAAGAGGAGATATTTTAACGGTATCGGGTAAACTAGTGCATTTGGAAGCGGCAGCTAAAAGAGCAGGTTTCTTAGATCGTTTAAGTGTCGAAACTGATGTCATCTTCGTAAGCCTGGGTATTGTTTTAGGTGGTTTGATTGGGTTGCTTTCTGTGACTCTCTTTGATGTTTCCATTACCTTAACTACCAGTGGAGGAGCTTTGGTCATGGGGTTAGTGTTCGGATGGTTGCATTCGCGGACTCCTGTTTTGGGTAGGATTCCAGATGCAGCATTGTGGGTTTTTGACAATCTGGGATTAGCGACTTTTATTGGGCTTGTAGGCATGACGGCCGGGCCGACTTTTATAGCCGGACTCAAAGCAATAGGGTTCAGTATCGTATTTGCCGGATTTGCGGTGGCCATAATTCCTCATGTAATTGGATTGTTTTTCGGAAGGTATGTTTTAAAGATGAATCCGATAATATTGCTGGGAGCTCAAACAGGAGCTGGAACTTCAACTATTGGACTTAAAGCGGTTCAGGATGCTTCGGAAAGCAAGTTTCCGGTTTTGGGATATACGATTCCTTATGCTTTAGGGAATATTATTTTGACGACTTGGGGACCTGTTATTGTTGGTTTGATGACGTGA
- a CDS encoding DUF2490 domain-containing protein: MKKSIIKTLFFLLPMASFCQEQQKKVISQHSQIWFSINTVTKFHEHWGIVADAHIRSDEFLKDNNFYFLRGGFTYIPHLKMSFTGGYAHMWLAPSNPEWSTYADENRIYEQFQLNTLFENVGILQRIRIEHRWQEKIVDDKETGELRFTNRIRYLALFGIPVFKKKNLPVLVVSDEILVHFGEEVVYNTFEQNRFFIGIKQNINPKLSFDIGYMNVFQQKYSGYQYDMNHTLRLFFYFNSVLKTGISHMPYRSGDE; this comes from the coding sequence ATGAAGAAAAGTATAATTAAAACCTTGTTTTTTTTGTTGCCGATGGCTTCTTTTTGTCAGGAACAGCAGAAAAAGGTAATCAGTCAACATTCACAGATATGGTTTTCCATAAATACGGTAACTAAATTTCATGAGCATTGGGGAATTGTTGCCGATGCTCACATTAGGAGCGACGAATTCTTGAAGGATAACAATTTTTATTTTCTGAGAGGAGGTTTTACCTATATTCCACATTTGAAAATGTCATTTACGGGAGGTTATGCTCACATGTGGCTGGCTCCATCCAATCCCGAATGGAGTACATATGCAGACGAAAACAGAATTTACGAGCAGTTTCAATTAAACACATTGTTCGAGAACGTTGGAATTCTTCAAAGAATTAGGATAGAGCATCGTTGGCAGGAAAAAATTGTGGATGATAAGGAGACCGGTGAACTCAGGTTTACTAATAGAATACGCTATTTGGCTCTTTTTGGAATTCCAGTTTTTAAAAAAAAGAACCTTCCGGTTTTAGTAGTATCAGACGAAATTCTGGTGCATTTTGGAGAAGAAGTGGTTTACAATACGTTTGAACAAAATCGGTTTTTTATCGGTATCAAGCAAAATATAAATCCCAAGCTGAGTTTTGATATTGGGTATATGAATGTTTTTCAGCAAAAATATTCCGGGTATCAATATGATATGAACCACACCCTTCGATTGTTTTTTTACTTTAATTCAGTCTTAAAAACAGGCATTTCACATATGCCTTATAGATCTGGGGACGAATAA
- the rlmF gene encoding 23S rRNA (adenine(1618)-N(6))-methyltransferase RlmF, whose product MKNTKNDTAQKSLHPRNKHHGNYDFKSLIETLPELKPFVVPNKFGNESIDFANPDAVRALNKALLKHFYNISYWELPKTNLCPPIPGRADYIHYIADILAETNGGIIPTGKSVRILDIGTGANCIYPIIGHQEYGWEFVGTEVDKPAKKTAETIISNNPELKDAVSIRLQESKRNIFKGIIQPGETFDFTICNPPFHNSKGEAIKGTTRKLKNIGKMVEGKPILNFGGQNNELWCEGGELAFITNMIYESVHFKTQCKAFSSLVSKKENLKPLYTILKKVNAKNVKTIDMEQGNKVSRFLVWHF is encoded by the coding sequence ATGAAAAACACTAAAAACGATACTGCACAAAAAAGTCTGCATCCGAGAAACAAACACCACGGCAATTACGATTTTAAATCACTGATCGAAACTTTGCCTGAACTGAAACCGTTTGTCGTGCCGAACAAATTTGGAAATGAAAGTATCGATTTTGCCAATCCTGACGCGGTTCGCGCTTTAAACAAAGCGTTGCTGAAACATTTTTACAACATCAGTTATTGGGAATTGCCAAAAACCAACCTCTGCCCTCCCATTCCGGGACGAGCCGATTACATCCATTATATTGCCGATATTTTAGCTGAAACCAACGGAGGAATAATACCAACCGGAAAGAGCGTGCGAATTTTGGATATCGGAACCGGTGCCAATTGTATTTATCCCATCATCGGACATCAGGAATATGGCTGGGAATTTGTGGGTACCGAAGTGGATAAACCGGCTAAGAAAACTGCCGAAACCATCATCAGTAACAATCCAGAATTAAAAGATGCGGTTTCTATCCGACTTCAGGAAAGCAAACGAAATATTTTTAAAGGAATTATTCAACCGGGAGAAACTTTCGATTTTACCATCTGCAATCCTCCGTTTCATAACTCCAAAGGTGAAGCTATAAAAGGAACAACGCGAAAACTGAAAAATATTGGCAAAATGGTGGAAGGAAAACCCATTCTGAATTTCGGCGGTCAAAATAACGAGCTATGGTGCGAAGGCGGGGAACTTGCTTTTATCACCAACATGATTTATGAAAGCGTTCATTTCAAAACACAATGCAAGGCTTTTTCGTCACTTGTTTCCAAAAAAGAAAACCTGAAACCTTTGTATACCATTCTGAAAAAAGTAAATGCAAAGAATGTAAAAACCATTGATATGGAACAGGGAAATAAAGTCAGTCGTTTTTTGGTTTGGCATTTTTAG
- a CDS encoding asparagine synthetase B — protein MHFKKTIYIILFLISLSAKASFVLLPMDPEIQQNHLKAYGITYWALEKQYKVSWLLNYRGGSFLLPDATEIRKECQIRGVTFEVLSDGVANGILEEISSPSQNMETVVLEKAPKIAVYTPKGKQPWDDAVTLVLTYAEIPFTPIYDEEVLNDALLLYDWLHLHHEDFTGQYGKFFGAYRNAPWYIEQKKEAEALAAKLGYSKVSQEKLDVALKIRNFVIGGGFMFAMCSATDSFDIALSAEGVDICETMFDGDASDANYQTKIDYNKTFAFKDFTLERNPVAYEFSNIDVTNTRKVLPDVDYFTLMEYSAKWDPIPSMLCQNHTQLVKGFMGQSTAFDTDMIKSNILIMGENKQNGEARYIHGTKGKGMFTFYGGHDPEDYKHQVGDPPTVLDLHPNSPGYRLILNNVLFPAARKKKLKT, from the coding sequence ATGCACTTTAAAAAAACAATATATATCATTCTGTTTCTGATTTCATTATCAGCAAAGGCTTCTTTTGTGCTCTTGCCGATGGATCCCGAAATACAGCAAAATCATTTAAAAGCTTACGGGATTACCTATTGGGCTTTGGAAAAACAATACAAAGTGAGTTGGTTGCTCAACTACCGCGGCGGTTCGTTTTTGTTGCCTGATGCTACCGAAATCCGAAAGGAATGTCAGATTCGAGGTGTGACTTTTGAAGTGCTTTCCGACGGAGTTGCCAACGGGATTCTCGAAGAAATCAGTTCGCCTTCTCAAAATATGGAAACGGTAGTTTTGGAAAAAGCACCTAAAATTGCCGTGTACACACCAAAAGGGAAACAACCTTGGGATGATGCCGTGACATTAGTGCTGACTTACGCAGAAATTCCGTTTACCCCAATTTATGATGAAGAGGTACTGAATGATGCTTTACTGTTGTACGATTGGCTGCATTTGCATCATGAGGATTTTACAGGTCAATACGGAAAATTCTTTGGTGCTTACAGAAATGCCCCGTGGTATATCGAACAGAAAAAAGAAGCCGAAGCTTTAGCAGCCAAATTGGGATACAGTAAGGTGTCACAGGAAAAATTAGATGTGGCCCTTAAAATCAGAAATTTTGTGATTGGAGGCGGATTCATGTTTGCCATGTGCTCGGCTACGGACAGTTTCGATATTGCACTTTCCGCCGAAGGGGTTGATATTTGTGAAACGATGTTTGACGGAGATGCAAGTGATGCGAATTACCAAACCAAAATTGATTACAATAAAACATTCGCTTTTAAGGATTTCACATTGGAGCGCAATCCTGTAGCCTACGAATTTTCAAATATAGACGTGACCAATACCCGAAAAGTCTTACCGGATGTAGATTATTTTACGTTGATGGAATATTCAGCGAAATGGGACCCGATTCCGTCCATGTTATGTCAAAATCATACCCAATTGGTAAAAGGATTCATGGGGCAATCCACTGCTTTCGATACAGATATGATAAAATCGAATATCTTAATAATGGGGGAAAACAAACAAAACGGAGAAGCAAGATATATCCATGGTACTAAAGGTAAAGGTATGTTTACCTTCTACGGAGGACACGATCCGGAAGATTATAAGCATCAAGTGGGCGATCCGCCAACGGTTTTGGATCTCCATCCTAATTCACCAGGGTATCGACTGATTTTAAATAACGTTTTATTCCCGGCGGCCAGAAAGAAAAAGCTGAAAACTTAA